A part of Helicobacter himalayensis genomic DNA contains:
- a CDS encoding sodium-dependent transporter: protein MRASFGSQFTYILTIAGATIGFGAIWRFPYLVWENGGGAYVLLFCIAMLLIGIPMILVENVIGRRTHCNSIDCFSGSVNGKKIPKFWKITGILGALGSFGIMAFYMVLAGRVMSFLVGILGGGLDMSSPLNLEQTQTFYMQNVENAPLRVAFFTALFVGVNWFILARGVIGGIERVASFLMPLLFLFFALIIVRNLTLEGAMEGIRFYLYPDFSKLSARLFIEVLGQVFFALSLGFGVVITLSSFLNKKEHLLKVASLTGVINTLIALLAGFMIFPAIYSVGGTPDFGADLVFKSLPIAFSQMHFGVIVAVGFFLLLLIAALTTTLPIYEVIITILQEKFNFSRQKSIAITLLGIFVLGNIPCVLKQDVFDSFNWVSGNILFVLTGLLCALFVGWILKGEAKRELSNDKDIRSVFVGIWFYYVKFIVPLVIVAIFVSNFIF, encoded by the coding sequence ATGCGAGCGAGTTTTGGTAGTCAATTTACCTATATTCTTACCATTGCTGGGGCGACTATTGGTTTTGGTGCGATTTGGCGTTTTCCATATTTGGTGTGGGAAAATGGCGGTGGCGCGTATGTGTTGCTTTTTTGCATTGCGATGCTTTTAATTGGAATCCCTATGATTTTGGTAGAAAATGTCATCGGCAGACGCACACATTGTAATAGCATTGATTGCTTTAGCGGTAGTGTGAATGGCAAAAAAATCCCTAAATTTTGGAAAATTACGGGGATTTTGGGCGCGCTTGGCTCATTTGGGATTATGGCGTTTTATATGGTGCTAGCGGGCAGGGTTATGAGTTTTCTTGTGGGGATTTTGGGCGGTGGGCTTGATATGTCAAGTCCGCTAAACTTGGAACAAACACAAACTTTTTATATGCAAAATGTAGAAAACGCACCTTTGCGCGTGGCATTTTTTACCGCGCTTTTTGTTGGAGTGAATTGGTTTATTTTAGCGCGTGGTGTGATTGGTGGAATTGAGCGCGTGGCAAGCTTTTTGATGCCATTGCTTTTTTTGTTTTTTGCACTTATCATCGTGCGTAACCTCACGCTTGAAGGTGCGATGGAAGGTATAAGATTTTATCTTTATCCAGATTTTAGCAAGCTAAGTGCAAGGCTTTTTATCGAGGTGTTGGGGCAGGTGTTTTTTGCGCTTTCCCTTGGCTTTGGCGTAGTGATTACACTTTCGTCATTTTTGAATAAAAAAGAGCATTTGCTAAAAGTCGCAAGCCTTACAGGCGTGATAAATACGCTTATTGCGCTGTTGGCTGGATTTATGATTTTTCCAGCGATTTATAGTGTTGGTGGGACGCCAGATTTTGGCGCAGATTTGGTGTTTAAGTCATTGCCTATTGCTTTTTCACAAATGCACTTTGGCGTAATTGTGGCGGTTGGATTCTTTTTGTTATTGCTTATTGCTGCGCTTACGACGACATTGCCTATTTATGAAGTCATCATTACTATTTTGCAAGAAAAGTTTAACTTTTCGCGTCAAAAGAGCATTGCTATCACGCTTTTAGGAATCTTTGTGCTTGGAAATATCCCCTGTGTGCTAAAACAAGATGTTTTTGATAGTTTTAATTGGGTAAGTGGGAATATTCTTTTTGTGCTAACAGGGCTTTTGTGCGCGCTGTTTGTTGGGTGGATTCTCAAAGGTGAGGCAAAACGCGAGCTTAGCAATGATAAGGATATAAGAAGCGTATTTGTGGGAATCTGGTTTTATTATGTGAAATTTATCGTGCCACTAGTTATTGTAGCGATTTTTGTGAGCAACTTCATTTTTTGA
- a CDS encoding extracellular solute-binding protein yields the protein MLRICVAMFLGFCACFGEGVGTYALSLFGAPKYPKTFTHFDYVNPNAPKGGILKSYELGDFNSLNPFIQKGNPASNLDILVYDTLGVGALDESATEYGLVAKEFIKDPQGYFLECVIDERARFSDGVAVSAEDVKFSFDTLIQLGRLEYQRYYADVKEVQVLDSKRVRFVFKTNENSELALILSQLPILPKHIFYKNGKNTFGADSLMLPIGSGAYSVDSYEIGRKIVYKRNPNYWARNHPTRKGFFNFDTIIIEYYKDSVVAQAAFIGGAYDWRVESSAKVWAKDYQTNKQELLSKIIIPNKLPSTLQGFFFNTKQQFFKDKRVREAIFYAFDFEWSNAHLFFNQYERTINIFDNSRFASSGIPKGAEREILQKLPLDDERILNYAYLIPRTDLALPQNIESGYVDWEGVRHKPNKALLAQDRRENLKYAAKLLKQAGFVFKDGVLVDSQNRPLEFEILINYEAFERICLPFIENLKILGIRATLTKVDDIQYTNRLRDFKYDMVIELVGQSLNPGNEQRFYWGSEAAQKSGGRNYARIDEKNVDALIQGLINARNEEEKEAYGRALDRILLWGFYVIPHFHAQGYRVAFWNDRIAMPQNTPMYGFSPYLWWAK from the coding sequence GTGTTGAGAATCTGTGTGGCTATGTTTTTAGGCTTTTGTGCGTGTTTTGGTGAGGGAGTTGGGACATATGCACTTAGTCTTTTTGGCGCGCCAAAATATCCAAAAACTTTCACACATTTTGATTATGTAAATCCAAATGCCCCAAAGGGCGGGATTCTCAAAAGCTATGAGCTAGGAGATTTTAACTCGCTAAATCCTTTTATCCAAAAAGGCAATCCTGCTTCAAATCTCGACATTCTCGTGTATGACACGCTCGGCGTTGGTGCGCTTGATGAGAGTGCGACAGAATATGGACTTGTGGCTAAGGAATTTATCAAAGATCCGCAGGGTTATTTTTTGGAATGTGTGATTGATGAGCGTGCGCGCTTTAGCGATGGTGTGGCAGTGAGTGCAGAAGATGTGAAGTTTAGCTTTGATACCTTGATACAATTAGGCAGGCTTGAATACCAGCGCTATTACGCAGATGTTAAAGAAGTGCAGGTTCTAGATTCTAAACGCGTGCGCTTTGTGTTTAAAACAAATGAAAATTCCGAGCTAGCACTTATTCTTTCTCAACTTCCAATCCTACCAAAGCATATTTTTTATAAAAATGGTAAAAATACTTTTGGTGCAGATTCTCTTATGCTTCCTATTGGCAGTGGCGCATATAGCGTGGATTCTTATGAGATTGGGCGCAAGATTGTGTATAAGAGAAATCCAAATTATTGGGCGCGAAATCACCCCACGCGCAAAGGATTTTTTAACTTTGACACCATTATCATTGAATACTACAAAGATTCTGTTGTTGCGCAAGCGGCGTTTATAGGTGGCGCGTATGATTGGCGCGTGGAGTCAAGTGCGAAAGTATGGGCGAAAGACTATCAAACAAATAAGCAGGAGCTTTTAAGTAAAATTATTATCCCAAACAAGCTTCCTAGCACATTACAGGGATTTTTTTTCAATACAAAACAGCAATTTTTCAAGGATAAACGTGTGCGCGAGGCGATTTTTTATGCCTTTGATTTTGAATGGAGCAATGCGCATTTATTTTTCAATCAGTATGAACGCACGATAAATATTTTTGATAATTCTCGCTTTGCCTCAAGTGGAATCCCAAAAGGAGCAGAACGCGAGATTTTGCAAAAATTGCCACTTGATGATGAGCGGATTTTAAATTATGCTTACCTTATTCCGCGTACAGATTTAGCACTGCCACAAAATATAGAATCTGGCTATGTGGATTGGGAAGGTGTGAGGCATAAGCCAAACAAGGCGCTTTTAGCTCAAGATCGCAGGGAAAATCTCAAATACGCTGCAAAGCTACTAAAGCAAGCGGGCTTTGTGTTTAAAGATGGCGTGTTGGTGGATTCCCAAAATCGCCCATTAGAATTTGAGATTCTCATTAATTATGAAGCATTTGAGCGCATTTGTTTGCCTTTTATTGAAAATCTTAAAATTCTTGGAATCCGCGCTACGCTTACAAAAGTCGATGATATACAATACACAAACCGCTTAAGGGATTTTAAGTACGATATGGTTATTGAGCTTGTGGGGCAAAGTCTCAATCCGGGGAATGAACAACGTTTTTATTGGGGAAGTGAGGCGGCGCAAAAAAGTGGCGGGCGCAATTATGCGCGTATTGATGAAAAAAATGTCGATGCGCTTATACAAGGACTTATTAATGCGCGCAATGAGGAGGAAAAAGAAGCCTATGGGCGCGCGCTTGATAGAATCTTGCTTTGGGGGTTTTATGTTATTCCGCATTTTCACGCGCAAGGCTATCGCGTGGCGTTTTGGAATGATAGAATCGCTATGCCACAAAATACGCCAATGTATGGCTTTAGCCCATATTTGTGGTGGGCGAAATAA
- a CDS encoding potassium channel family protein — MKVKPRKKDKPSKPDISLNSELYQQLKPFRIPLVLLQFFVILGTLGYLVLEDYDLMQAFFQTTYTFTNTGFGALGEKDFGTITIIFTTILMVCGAGVITFSVAFTISVFNNSNLINLIKEQNMIYKIGRLRNHYVICYQNKHTIELSKQFRESQIPFVVVDNSPDFEVQAKAHKYPYYISADPHTQLAMLKTHLSSAKGIVTFSSNIAENIALIASVRLFEKELGRRPYYVIANANTQEEIDKLKKLGCDFVVSASKLLAQRISAMAIRPDMENLLEQFLYKRDTQLDLEEIIVPRYSWLVLRKLKDSHFRDVTNVSVVAITQKDGKQINMPNGDVVVTSECKMLVIGTSEGIRMTKRLIMRKSKPKEVDYV, encoded by the coding sequence ATAAAGGTGAAACCTCGCAAAAAAGACAAGCCCTCAAAGCCTGATATAAGCCTCAACTCGGAGTTATATCAGCAACTAAAGCCTTTTAGAATCCCCTTAGTTTTATTGCAATTTTTTGTGATTTTGGGAACTTTGGGCTATTTGGTTTTAGAAGATTATGATTTAATGCAGGCGTTTTTTCAGACGACTTACACTTTCACGAATACAGGTTTTGGTGCGCTTGGGGAAAAAGACTTTGGCACTATCACCATTATTTTTACTACCATACTTATGGTGTGTGGTGCGGGCGTTATCACTTTTAGCGTAGCTTTTACGATTAGCGTTTTTAATAATAGCAACCTTATAAACCTCATTAAGGAGCAAAATATGATTTATAAGATTGGCAGACTACGCAATCACTATGTGATATGCTATCAAAATAAGCATACAATTGAACTTAGCAAGCAATTTAGAGAATCTCAAATCCCCTTTGTCGTCGTGGATAATAGCCCAGATTTTGAAGTGCAAGCAAAAGCACACAAATACCCCTACTACATTAGTGCAGACCCTCACACACAACTTGCAATGTTAAAAACGCATCTCTCTTCTGCTAAAGGCATTGTAACTTTTTCATCAAATATTGCTGAAAATATCGCGCTTATCGCAAGTGTAAGGCTTTTTGAAAAAGAGCTGGGGCGTCGCCCTTATTATGTTATTGCCAACGCAAACACGCAAGAAGAGATAGATAAGCTTAAAAAGTTAGGTTGTGATTTTGTCGTCTCTGCTTCTAAGCTCCTTGCGCAAAGAATTTCTGCTATGGCAATCCGCCCGGATATGGAAAACTTGCTTGAGCAATTTCTCTATAAGCGCGATACGCAACTTGACTTAGAGGAAATCATTGTGCCTCGTTATAGTTGGCTTGTGTTGCGTAAGCTTAAAGACTCGCATTTCCGAGATGTGACAAATGTCTCTGTCGTAGCAATCACGCAAAAAGATGGCAAGCAAATCAATATGCCAAATGGCGATGTGGTCGTCACAAGTGAATGTAAAATGCTAGTTATCGGCACCTCAGAAGGCATAAGAATGACAAAACGTCTTATTATGCGCAAAAGCAAGCCAAAAGAAGTGGATTATGTGTAA
- a CDS encoding mannose-1-phosphate guanylyltransferase/mannose-6-phosphate isomerase, whose amino-acid sequence MTISILCGGSGTRLWPLSRELLPKQFAPILPPQKQDSNQNPYLASTASEETSSLFAKTLLRNADFCQSHNARFSVITNDKHFFLAQDIANQVGITINSFLLESVAKNTAPALCFAALNAFEIDEDEIILALPSDHLISNQQAYVACIQKALELSAKGFLVTFGIKPDSAHTGYGYIKAKDGIVEQFVEKPNKENAQKYLESKNYFWNSGMFCFKANVFLRELETHAPELYNACKKAYILSKEQNAFRAQKDSKSADSQNKDSQILRLLPNVSEEIEEISIDYALMEKSTKVACVDGDFIWNDVGGFEALKKEWQEDSQGNAHKSDLIALDSHNNFVISQKLVATIGVENLAIIDSGDCTLIAPLSQTQRIKEVVNILKTSHPELTQIHNTAHRPWGTYSVLLESSNYKIKQIVVKPRKRLSLQKHFHRNEHWIVVSGSAIVTIGQKELFLKANQSTYIPMGETHRLENPGKIPLVLIEVQMGEYLGEDDIVRLEDDFARR is encoded by the coding sequence ATGACAATTAGCATACTTTGTGGTGGCTCTGGCACAAGACTTTGGCCCTTATCACGCGAGCTTTTACCAAAGCAATTTGCCCCAATCCTCCCGCCACAAAAGCAGGATTCTAACCAAAATCCCTATCTCGCATCTACTGCAAGCGAGGAAACTTCAAGCCTTTTTGCTAAAACACTTTTGCGCAATGCAGATTTTTGCCAAAGCCATAATGCGCGTTTTAGCGTGATTACTAATGATAAGCACTTTTTTCTAGCACAAGATATTGCTAATCAAGTAGGGATTACCATAAATTCTTTTCTCTTAGAATCTGTGGCGAAAAATACCGCACCAGCACTTTGCTTTGCCGCACTCAATGCCTTTGAAATTGACGAAGATGAGATAATTTTAGCCCTGCCAAGTGACCATTTAATTAGCAATCAGCAAGCCTATGTCGCGTGTATTCAAAAGGCACTAGAACTAAGCGCTAAGGGTTTTTTGGTGACTTTTGGGATTAAGCCAGATTCCGCGCATACGGGCTATGGCTACATAAAAGCAAAAGACGGCATTGTCGAGCAGTTTGTCGAAAAACCAAATAAAGAAAATGCTCAAAAATATCTAGAATCTAAAAATTATTTTTGGAATAGCGGAATGTTTTGCTTCAAGGCAAATGTCTTTTTAAGAGAGCTAGAAACGCACGCACCAGAGCTTTATAACGCGTGCAAAAAAGCGTATATTTTAAGCAAAGAGCAAAATGCTTTCCGCGCACAAAAAGATTCTAAAAGTGCAGATTCTCAAAACAAGGATTCTCAAATCCTGCGCTTACTGCCAAATGTAAGCGAAGAGATTGAAGAGATTAGCATTGATTATGCGTTAATGGAAAAAAGCACAAAGGTAGCATGTGTGGATGGGGATTTCATATGGAATGATGTCGGGGGCTTTGAAGCACTCAAAAAAGAATGGCAAGAAGACTCTCAAGGAAACGCGCATAAAAGTGATTTAATCGCGCTAGATTCTCATAATAACTTTGTTATCTCACAAAAGCTCGTAGCCACTATCGGTGTGGAAAATCTAGCGATTATTGATAGTGGGGATTGCACGCTAATTGCGCCACTTAGCCAAACACAGCGCATTAAAGAAGTTGTAAATATTTTAAAAACCTCTCACCCCGAGCTTACACAGATTCACAACACCGCACACCGCCCGTGGGGGACTTATAGTGTGCTTTTAGAATCTAGCAATTACAAAATCAAACAAATTGTCGTCAAACCACGCAAGCGCCTTAGTTTGCAGAAGCATTTTCATAGAAATGAGCATTGGATTGTTGTAAGCGGGAGTGCGATTGTCACCATTGGACAAAAAGAGCTTTTTTTGAAAGCCAATCAATCAACCTATATTCCTATGGGTGAGACACACAGGCTAGAAAATCCGGGTAAAATCCCACTTGTGTTAATCGAGGTGCAAATGGGCGAATATCTAGGCGAAGATGATATTGTGCGCTTAGAAGATGACTTTGCGCGCAGGTAG
- the rpmB gene encoding 50S ribosomal protein L28 — MARKCFFTGKGPMVGNNVSHANNKTKRRSLPNLRTIRIKLDDGTSVRVKVAASTLRTMRKKS, encoded by the coding sequence ATGGCAAGGAAATGTTTTTTCACCGGTAAAGGTCCAATGGTAGGCAACAATGTAAGCCACGCAAACAACAAAACAAAAAGACGCTCGTTACCGAACTTGCGCACAATTAGGATTAAGCTTGATGATGGCACAAGTGTGCGCGTCAAAGTCGCTGCCTCCACACTCCGCACAATGAGAAAAAAATCCTAA
- a CDS encoding pseudouridine synthase, protein MRLNQFIAHNSQFSRREADTLIESGRVRIGRTKAALQSKFSESDKIFIDGKLLKPSHNYTAIIYHKPKGEIVSKRDELGRRTIYESLDSKFRGFSYVGRLDFASEGLLILSDNKMLIHTLSNANLERVYNLKLDKPLSQKLLNSLNEMLESSAPITLTNIKGAHPKTTQKEMILRPFTEVTILKDSPRFPKLRVSLNEGKNRELRRFFAQFGYEILDLKRVSYGFCKLNALPCGKWRYFNKEEYKKLHLFLQDSPYHNSPRQDFQTRKAKN, encoded by the coding sequence ATGCGTTTAAATCAATTTATCGCTCACAATTCTCAATTTTCCCGACGTGAGGCTGATACACTGATAGAATCTGGGCGCGTGCGTATAGGACGCACAAAAGCCGCTTTGCAAAGCAAATTTAGTGAATCTGATAAGATCTTTATCGATGGCAAACTTTTAAAACCCTCGCATAATTACACCGCGATTATTTATCACAAGCCAAAGGGCGAGATTGTCAGCAAGCGCGATGAGCTAGGCAGACGCACGATTTATGAGAGTTTGGATTCTAAATTTAGGGGTTTTAGCTATGTGGGAAGACTTGATTTTGCAAGCGAGGGACTTTTAATTTTAAGCGACAACAAAATGCTTATACATACGCTAAGCAACGCAAATTTAGAGCGCGTGTATAATCTCAAACTTGATAAGCCACTAAGTCAAAAATTGCTAAATTCTCTTAATGAAATGCTTGAATCTAGCGCGCCAATAACGCTCACAAACATCAAAGGCGCACACCCAAAAACCACACAAAAAGAAATGATTTTGCGCCCATTTACAGAAGTAACAATCCTTAAAGACAGCCCAAGATTCCCAAAATTGCGTGTGAGTTTGAATGAGGGTAAAAATCGCGAGCTACGCAGATTTTTCGCGCAATTTGGCTATGAGATACTAGACTTAAAGCGCGTAAGTTATGGATTTTGCAAACTCAATGCCTTGCCTTGTGGTAAATGGCGCTATTTCAATAAAGAGGAATACAAGAAATTACATCTTTTTTTGCAAGATTCTCCATATCATAATTCTCCACGTCAAGATTTTCAAACGCGGAAAGCGAAGAATTAA
- a CDS encoding acylphosphatase: MQEQTQKNTQNKELIKHFLIFGKVQGVGYRKYAKYKADQIGVFGSAQNLNDGSVEVWAQGSEKLLKKYLIFLKRGSERAVVERVQEVKRIEVKKIETQSQPQKRFEKFTIIK, encoded by the coding sequence ATGCAAGAACAGACACAGAAAAACACACAAAATAAAGAGTTAATAAAGCATTTTCTTATCTTTGGAAAAGTGCAAGGAGTAGGCTATCGCAAGTATGCAAAGTATAAGGCAGACCAAATTGGAGTTTTTGGTAGCGCACAGAATCTAAATGATGGCAGTGTGGAAGTATGGGCGCAAGGGAGCGAAAAATTGCTAAAAAAATATCTTATTTTTCTAAAAAGAGGGTCAGAACGCGCCGTGGTTGAACGCGTGCAAGAAGTCAAAAGAATAGAGGTTAAAAAAATAGAGACGCAATCCCAACCACAAAAAAGATTTGAAAAATTTACTATCATAAAGTGA
- a CDS encoding D-alanine--D-alanine ligase, whose protein sequence is MNFGIVFGGASFEHEISIVSAIALQKVLKNELVFIFLDSEHKFYLIDSNNMKASFFAKGLYKQCPELSLGIGGFYEIKGFFKRKSLLKIHTFYSLIHGADGEDGTLSALFDFYKIFYIAPRVEACVLSFDKALTKLYATSRGVKVLEYEVLNQSTRKNLKQNFPLILKPARLGSSIGVNIVRESKELNYALDSAFEYDENVVVEAFIENVKEYNLAGCKIKDEFIFSLVEEPKKNEILDFENKYLDFSRTQSLQRAEISQNLQNALQENFVKIYENMFEGAIVRCDFFVINDEVYLNEINPIPGSGANYLFENFEKVLENLACNLPKKKPIKVNYSYIEQITRAKGK, encoded by the coding sequence ATGAACTTTGGCATTGTATTTGGTGGAGCGAGTTTTGAGCACGAGATAAGCATTGTAAGTGCGATTGCACTACAAAAGGTGCTAAAAAATGAGCTTGTTTTTATCTTTTTGGATTCTGAGCATAAATTTTATTTGATAGATTCTAACAATATGAAAGCCTCATTTTTTGCAAAAGGCTTGTATAAGCAATGCCCCGAGCTTTCTTTGGGGATTGGAGGATTTTATGAGATTAAGGGATTTTTTAAGCGCAAAAGTTTATTAAAAATCCATACATTTTATAGCCTTATACACGGTGCAGACGGGGAAGATGGCACACTTAGTGCGCTTTTTGATTTTTATAAAATCTTTTATATCGCCCCACGCGTCGAAGCGTGCGTGTTGAGTTTTGATAAGGCTTTGACAAAGCTTTATGCCACTTCGCGCGGTGTGAAGGTGCTAGAATATGAAGTGCTAAACCAAAGCACGAGAAAAAATCTCAAACAAAATTTCCCGCTTATTTTGAAGCCAGCACGACTTGGAAGTTCCATTGGTGTGAATATCGTAAGAGAATCTAAAGAGCTAAATTATGCACTAGATTCTGCATTTGAGTATGATGAAAATGTCGTGGTGGAGGCTTTTATAGAAAATGTGAAAGAATATAATTTGGCAGGCTGCAAGATTAAGGATGAATTTATTTTTTCACTTGTGGAGGAGCCAAAGAAAAATGAGATACTAGATTTTGAAAATAAATATTTAGATTTTTCACGTACGCAAAGTTTGCAAAGAGCTGAAATTTCGCAAAATTTGCAAAATGCGTTGCAAGAGAATTTTGTAAAAATTTATGAAAATATGTTTGAAGGTGCGATTGTGCGCTGTGATTTTTTTGTGATAAATGATGAGGTGTATTTGAATGAGATTAACCCGATTCCGGGCTCTGGGGCGAATTATTTGTTTGAAAATTTTGAAAAAGTGCTAGAAAATCTTGCGTGCAATCTCCCTAAGAAAAAACCAATCAAGGTGAATTATTCTTATATTGAGCAAATCACGCGCGCTAAGGGCAAATAA
- a CDS encoding Mur ligase family protein, which yields MNIQDFLSIIARFLLVFEFAYYLITLLQWYNYSFYRILFMHHKFMWHIWYFVLPLVAFITLYLLELKEYTLIIAVTLLVALIFWRLKQDKPLKFTKRVWRFFALTLTFVLLDEVFTLVFNVDNVFMHILSLVFALAISYAYEAVLLKQYTQIAKDKLDCMSRLTIISITASFGKTSIKNYLAQILNAHFSVYATPRSVNTLRGIVVDVNENLEYSTDIYITEAGARLKGDIDEIAQFLNPQYALIGEVGAQHLEYFKTLENITNTKFELLNSNRLKKAFVFKENALPKGLDSEKKALLCFYPNECRNINATLEGTSFELKIAGEWHAFQTQILGAFNVYNIAAAVSVALELGIKIQDIINAVARFEPTAHRLQKIITNQKVILDDSFNGNLKGMLESVRLASLYPGRKIIVTPGIVESTREANIELARSIDKVFDIVIITGALNASIFRENIKNAQKIFLQTKDFLESMLKACTKPNDLILFSNDAPSFI from the coding sequence ATGAATATACAAGATTTTTTAAGCATTATCGCGCGGTTTTTGTTGGTTTTTGAATTTGCGTATTATCTCATCACATTGTTGCAGTGGTATAATTACAGCTTTTATAGAATCCTTTTTATGCACCATAAATTTATGTGGCATATTTGGTATTTTGTCTTGCCGCTTGTGGCGTTTATTACGTTGTATTTGCTGGAACTTAAGGAATACACACTGATTATAGCGGTGACGTTGTTAGTCGCGCTTATTTTTTGGCGGCTTAAGCAAGATAAGCCATTGAAATTCACAAAGCGCGTGTGGCGATTTTTTGCGCTTACGCTTACCTTTGTGCTTTTAGATGAGGTTTTTACACTTGTCTTTAATGTGGATAATGTTTTTATGCATATTTTATCGCTCGTTTTTGCCTTGGCAATTTCTTATGCGTATGAAGCGGTGCTTTTAAAGCAATACACGCAAATTGCAAAAGATAAGCTTGATTGTATGAGTAGGCTTACTATCATAAGTATTACCGCAAGCTTTGGTAAAACAAGCATCAAAAACTATCTTGCACAGATTCTAAATGCGCACTTTAGCGTTTATGCCACGCCTAGGAGTGTTAATACTTTGCGTGGGATTGTGGTTGATGTGAATGAAAATCTTGAGTATAGCACGGATATTTATATCACTGAAGCAGGCGCGCGACTAAAGGGCGATATTGATGAAATTGCGCAGTTTTTGAATCCGCAATATGCCCTCATCGGCGAAGTTGGCGCGCAACATTTGGAGTATTTTAAAACACTAGAAAATATCACAAATACAAAGTTTGAATTACTCAATTCTAATCGCTTGAAAAAAGCCTTTGTTTTCAAAGAAAATGCCCTGCCAAAAGGGCTAGATTCTGAAAAAAAAGCGCTTTTGTGTTTTTATCCAAATGAATGCAGAAACATCAATGCCACATTAGAAGGCACGAGTTTTGAGCTAAAAATCGCTGGTGAATGGCATGCGTTTCAAACGCAGATTTTGGGTGCATTTAATGTCTATAATATTGCAGCAGCAGTGAGTGTCGCGCTTGAGCTTGGGATAAAAATCCAAGATATTATTAACGCTGTGGCACGCTTTGAGCCTACTGCGCATAGATTACAAAAAATCATCACAAATCAAAAAGTCATTTTAGATGATAGCTTTAATGGGAATCTTAAAGGTATGCTTGAATCTGTGCGCCTTGCCTCACTCTATCCCGGGCGTAAGATTATCGTTACTCCGGGAATCGTAGAATCTACGCGCGAGGCAAATATCGAGTTAGCACGAAGCATTGACAAAGTCTTTGATATTGTCATTATCACAGGCGCGCTGAATGCAAGCATTTTCCGTGAAAATATCAAAAACGCGCAAAAGATTTTCTTGCAAACTAAAGATTTTTTAGAATCTATGCTTAAAGCTTGCACGAAACCAAATGATTTAATTCTCTTCAGCAATGATGCGCCAAGCTTTATTTAA